The genomic stretch tctgaataatccacactaaggtggacgttaacctcttgtggacctccagacgtatgcttgtgattactcttcattggctgtgttgtatgggtaggcgggttcttctagtctcatgcagaacactgctcacacattttggatcttacaacaccctcttgattgagaatcctgactaatgactgactgaccttccatgcctgaagtcaccctctgtctcccagtccaagatgagaatccccaccctaaccccatggtgtccagtttcatctcagaagctagactctgcactaCCCAATATCATTTGGATCTCGGCCActaattctctgttaaatcgttcctctcttctttaaaacaaattcattttgttgtttattttttgagacagggtttctctgtttggccctggctattctgacatgctctctgtagatcagacttgtcaggaaaccagatatcggcctgcctctgcctcttaagcactgggattactggattgtgccagcatgtttaattaaaaattaattagtggcagtgcatgttggcacatgcctttaattccatccgttgggaggtagaggcattgtgagttccaggacagccagggctataaattaacaccttgtctcaaagaaaacaagccaaaaatgaaacaaaaatgttgcaatatggtcttaggtatgtaactgagtctgttcttgaactctgaatcctcccactttcactcaggtgctaatcagcaggcttctgtcttgactttcactgtgcactcaggcctgccaggactgttacctctcccagtgtaactcctgactctctcatcagcatcatcacaaaactcctgctaagaattaaggaaacctgaattctaaggaacagtcggagctccaatatttccaaagctcagtctaatacagatggatcctatgctgcagtaaaatggtcatagctggaggtcttaattccaggacttgggacagaggggtcggaggatcttgaattcagggttatttttatgttacagtgttgctcaaagcgagttgggctgctacaagataccctgtctcaaaactataccaaacacacctaaaatgaaacagaggagtttgagtgggcacagatgggaaagctcggcactttatggctaagccacctgctgccagcaccaaagtccatgcacagccccaattctgagctgtgtctgggaccccacttaggagcacgcaccaaagtagctcagatccagggcttttggtctaagaggaatttaggcagtcacactttggatgccagttctccagctcaactgcctgtcagcccaggatctggtcttagtcatggcttggcatccctaaattcctcccagctgtgctctgaactcaccctgtgcccggttctgatgaatctgccattctccatgggagtagcctcaagaagtccctcacatctgaagcaccactctgagtgcactaaatactgcaggggagaggcgtggccagcagagcacccacccctttcagctgtagaacatttagctctagagtgagcactgctgtgcattgtggatcttaagcagtattccagccttggcctgggaagagccgttgacacccacactttctggggtgacattgtctcctgaggatagagtcaggtgaGGAGCGGCAACTGATGTTCatgagagacaaactttcttcaccacctgcccatgctggccctaggatctgggctttttgggtgacatgagtgttgagccccccaggtagatgggttttcaggggtcaggtggttattgtcaccaaaggtatccacaaggataagtcatactgtactaattcccatattagatcccttctcatgggtcacagaggtcgtgctgggtcctaaatgtggacccaggttcctggcacttttgaagagactggtcagggcgcaggcttcaggacattttgtttgaattattttgggggattttatttttactgttgggggcaaacctagggctgccatgtgctgggaaaaggctttgccacagctgtagatcatccctaattataaactcctaaattctcccaatcctggaactttctaggtccctcacatgatgcaacctttgggggattcctcacatagaatcatggggtggattgcatcccaaagagagacagtgggaaatgttccccagtgtctgcctgtggctgtggtgatgagagtggatgtagtgaccagtggatggcagggcccatgtgaaacccttttggtttccacttgagtggaatcttcaccatgcctttttttttttcttgaaacacaggttggcctggaacttacagtcttccatcactctgactcagtttcccatgactgggatcacaggcttaaattactatgcccatctttctttttttgtatttataaatcttctaaaagccagaaggatatagaatttaaaattttgcggtccaaggcatttccaacaggggattcttgacctaggagtgtccagaccagtgtttattgtgtggctacttcattcccataacagcttatttttgacaaagagttccaaggtgtgatgtcactgggcatcaggcggtgtcccaaatagcagcactgactcaggttgtaatttaggctggagaaacttactaggaccctggtaatcctagcaccctggggcctcacatgtccttagtctgatctagtgatgaatcaactgctcttgagggtggattggaattctagtcactgtgaggcaggagcattagtatcctacagccactctgggctccataggaagaccctgtttcaatataaAAGGGGTCACatgcgagttcttactgtcttccctgaggccttcctgctggagttagaatagctgtctcaccaagttgaagtagagggcagaatgttggtgccttctataatgaggactagtaacagatagtctatggaaattctagaaagttctacaggtatttatgtcctgtgcatgggaattgctggcttccctgtgtcctttgcctttaatttgcagtccatggggcacctgggaatgtccccaaaccaggctgcacacagggcttgtcccatgattctcacttgcacccagtgcctgcctgattgtcataagtctgacagagccactgtatgctcacctgacacctgcagagagcactatatggggccctaccatccccacactgcccatcagtgtctacaatgtccctatatggcactgagatgatctaagctgcttccggcctatgtgctgcatcagaatctgaccattcctaatttcctcctctcacacccacactagaagccctgtacccacactagccccagctggcctgttgcctactgacatctcatggactctgccccaatcccctgccctgccctgccctgccccaatgccctgccctgccctgccctcacacAGCTGACATTGTgcacatctcaagacagtcactggacaatggctgacacacttgtctgaagactggaaatgtttctcgatcttggagaggaaagaaggaccctccaactacactgtcctctaaggacgtttattcaggtgagggatgacagggactgttttgtctcacgtcacacatgtcagtagaaaatatcctaggtattggatggcgctgttagcattaacagaacaaagcacatagtgttgggaagattaataaattatgagtaggattagaaaaccccaagcctcttccaggtcctaagagagcaaaaaataccaccaaacacagcattaatgtggcaggttggttaaatctagttactagattctagtgtgatacatatgactttttgtgtcatgctcagcttataatgactagaggacctaagcttgagagtcaccaatgcctctcccttgcttctccagctgctgagcattgaaaagccctaatgagacagcatctgtttgcagacatactggataagtcttctgcactttatctctctgagtcacctccactctcagtaagtcagtttaattccataaattgtaaatgagtcacgaggaaaatatactttctcaatacgatcacagatttccatgtaaaaggtgaaacatgaactatcccacctaagttctgggcttgcacagacctgctctgcaaaagaaacatgtggtcacagctgcagtctgcattcactatggatgctcttgaggtcctccctGACCTGCATAGAtaaagataattatcttgctttctatcaaaagaattcattatgccaagttggcctgtagaaggaggctagtctcttctgtattttatcagatgtgcataatctatatgatcatcgatagtaagtgaaagctctgtttggaattgaaactgagtgatgctggaggatgatgctgaatgcacaatgagcagtggaggcaccagagcccagtgtggatgcctagcaggctaccacattgagcaggcacccctcaaccacctgtacatacacatctcctgagatctctctccttaatgggagatgatggcgtccatctagtatagcacatgccctggaaggacaaaagctacctacaggagctgtggtgatggctcccaggttagagcatctgctgctctctcagaagaaccacatggtccctaacaatcatctacaatggggaatgctattccctcttttggatcatgagggaaatgcactcaggagtggcccagacatacatttgaaaaaaaaagatccattgagttacatgataaaaataaatataatcagcaacaataaaaaacacagcatatgaatgatcaaatgaaacagcacctataaaaacctatttcccaaaatgacgttgatggtcattatctttgtggtttaatactaatgctgtattgtaagaaaaaccgaggcacatggttctcgattaggattattctatattcctttgtgaaagttgtcattttttctgcagctctacaggcatgagtgtgtgttactcaatatctgggcaaacagtcaataaggaatgggtgttgtagactgatatagattaggatgagcagaacacatgacagcatggatacagtatgtcagtgattacatcataaagtgtgtgtccataaaaaaagtcacattatccacacaaaagacactatctccctgtgtacaccttggtggctttaaattccctatttactcatgctgcctggaccatgcaaagatccatatccagctgtcagttctaagtctacaggaggggaaaggacccttgaataagatggtcttaagagtcaagagttacaaatcaatttttattcataaggaatacaatttacaaaaaacaggcataaaatgaacaactaaaatggtataaaaaatgaaaaacagtaacaagaatatataactatgaaataacaaaaagaaaacttcaatgaaaatcataaccaaaaatatttcttaacagcattttcttaatgaacatttagaaacacagttgtagtgctgtttctcctctagggagatgtcaaggcagtcccctcagatgtctctcaaatggtgttgtcggtatgagagaggagaaagacctcaatgagacaggctggcatacggatacataaatttagggtctctatacaatgaggaaattaactgagaagaagaatattctccccaaaaaagtctttgactgttgaggattgtcgtcagcagggaactcctgacagagaaactcactcttcagggggctgtcttcttgggatctgtcctattccatgtctcctgcagttcctgagacctgggaggagaaggcagctattaagacactgatttggtggggacacgcataccaggtgtcaagttgctgccttctgtcccttcagctgcattggacagacagcactgatcttttcactgaaatcattgctgatatctctgcagcctggggaaagtcaccaacaaccctcacagtactgtgggagaacaagctgctcctcaaacttctaccagtgataaccaagaacggggaaaggagaagagacctaactgggttgcaggaagaaagtagaaggccacatgatactgagatcaaagccaatgaccaggactcatttgccatttgcacttggttcttatccctacaaggtgcatccaaccatcacatgacccctgtatgacctttgtcacacgaccaagaactcgttcaaaactcttcatagcatccaatctatgacagggagatgcagtcatgtgatatgttattcctctgtcaccatttctggactgcagtttcaaaaagggcagagaagtgtacttgcccataattcagtttctgaaaagtggttaacatcccagaatacttgtgcatagacagagcaatgaataactctatcacatgaggtgggtgactgattgggtgtggggagattagaaagatgataggggaagcaaagatgtatccaataggcaaatggtatcagacattgttaatctgactcagctgcttgttcctaccaaattttgctgggtctggaggttgctggtcttctcctgttcgtcttcagcattcgggttcaactcaaacaaatatcgctctaactccttgctctcctgcttcaatgtgaccaacttcttcttcatacatgcctggtccatcaggagccggctgtgcaggttgctggaaacacactctgcatagtaagatcctgaagcctcttcctcccattccaactgccaaatcccacaaactccaccaggacccagatacccataaagacttcatagaatacatctccatacatgtaaggctgctccacaaacagcaaacgaccaatccagggaagaataaattgtttctgtgacccaagcacctaacagtccatgtctctccaaaagaacaaggaatctacaactatccatgaaagcccaatgcatctgggcaacatcaattagtaggcagtaaacaaccacaagaggacagtagaaccaagggaggtcatgctaaccatgtggtccccacattgagctttgttaaacctggtatgaccccagaggcccaggtcggcctaataacactctgatgcctgaatcagtatagttctatccagagccttctaaagatgcatagacactgtgctgagaagtcaaagtctcttatggaactgaaactgagtccaaaagacccacggcacagtgatatttaaacagcagaagagatggacccagagctgcaggctctccagtccagaacaaagagaggcagcaatggatattccacaagtgatgggcccttttgaccagtacttaccgatagaagttaatctccttcttgagctcctgaaatttctcacgatgttcaatgttctttgtgtctaagttgtgcagtaatgacatgacctctttctcctttatcttcaagttttcataaaatggatttggcctgaagtaggggctggccccaggaagatagaacccaatgaacatcaaggtttaggattatatgaactcaggctatGTCTTGTattaccccagccctggaaggacactttctgaattctacatatttggatcttcttcagcttcagaaacttggtattgtgtgcccaggacaacagaagctaagcacccagataaagggttccctggctcacttttttcaatcaggagggatggatctgcattcaaacctgttatgctgtcaagagcctaggccacagagcttacccaaccacacacacacacacacacacacacacacacacacacacacacacatccagaaacctctgatttcatttttcctgttttgacaagtggaatgctacaagccgaataactaatattctagaggcagacagtacacataattctggagatgagaccagatattgccacaaacttataatctgcccaaggcatacaaatgtatagacaaatgtgactacacaggcaaagaactgtgctgttgaaagtggggcttccaaaataaagcacttacacctccatgaaactattatacaggtaaatcctgaggtcaaaaaacagacccctaaattccaaaggtggagggatagagaaacatataaaggttgtgcacatgcatgcagagctgtgcacacacagacacacaagctggggcacacccacaagaaaagaaaagtaaggtctccagctccgaaaaaaagaaccaaaaaaaaaaaaaaaaagaaaaagaaaagaaaagtaaacagactcagagaatgagaaagagagacaaatatggaaagagcacaatgagaatcagtagaaatgcatgcaccattactgtctcagagtgtaacgcacagagacaagaaggagcaggccagagcctcaggccttctacttaagcattgctatgaacactgtgggacctgtcacctaaggctgctgccaggagatgatagcgttcagtcaccttcctagcaagcacaaacactctccacaaactcacagcacccagaaccttgcaaaactaccacctgtcaagggctttccaattgtacactgggaactcatgctccagtgactttatccctgaaatcttcactcagattgcaagttcagattttcaacaggcagaatcagagagtccattttcaatctcactcctcagtaagggtcaggttctgaatctcctatctatgggagatgaggtttagaacaaggtcgtttgtttggagcaatgcatacctctttctcatggatccacctgtcacataaaggaggcgatctgtcagctcatttctctccttagtagttagctccagttctctattcagcctctcctcttcctcgttggcctgcaccttgtttaggacattttcaggggatgacgtctgtctgcaggccgctgtaggtagaagaacacaagtgaacccgcatggggtgaatgcatagagcatacacagaccacagtgaggtccaaacaggagaacatgcttggaagccagtgtcactgcaaggagtttggtctatgtgtaagaggcatcctaagtggatcacagttcccccactactatatagagaccaagagatgtaagcagccaggtgttccctatgcccgcccacacaggcttacaagtaccagagagatgccttctccaggattattatcaggtacgcaggctacaacctggtttcaggaccctcacccctctggtttcagaagtcagatcatcaattcagcatccacaatgaattgattgatcagggatactcagatatcctacactgttactctagtccaataactttgcattaaaaagtcatgtagggggaggacatggtcaacagatttattaattccccctactgaaatgacaaatgccccagaagtgccaataggttacaggctctttctctacctgctccatatagtttggctactgtagaaaaatatctgccacacagaacctctaatatatgaaagtaagattggccccgtcagccagaggtagtcacaggagttctaagaatataaggtcatgccaggagcacagttctctccctcttactacagtcagatagtcactgaatttaaagaagcaatgaaagtgaagtacattgatgccctgtttaattcagaaaagttataccctccatgactacttatggtgttattatatcaatttaacataccgaatgcactgtaaaagtaaagactagaagttcacccaataatagcataggcattgccatatcctccatgtggttatggagaaactaataatgtgaaaaccttgactttcaggaattgtgataatcatggaattcaatatctgtggagatgttccagtggttgtggcccattgctataaaggccagctgaaggcccccacactcacccctgacaggaagctcaacatacactgcccagaacttactccacattccccatgtcctgtgtccatcattacctttaggtttcgtttgcttcactctagactcttctctatcaacatcaactctcccaaagcgcctgagaagacgggcaaacatgtctgtggatatatcctttggacactaagagaaaaagtagggaattggttgtcacaacgatactggtgacatcacagggattccaaggtctctctaggagacaatagaatgtccacgaagggactgctgatgtcacggagaacagactttgcctccctgctaatgttctccctgtactgagcaaaagctgatgtgcccttttcaggagacttccctgtggcatagccactgagcaccacatgcttccaaagccaaatttggctctaggcttgattggaaaaacctaagtcattgctatatatctaaatgagtgcttcctccccaatccctgcacagaaatgtttcatcctacctcaaattctcctcagtcagcaatattacccattaaagattactgagaaatcacaccagttactataagtagccaaagaggtctcctgtctcatcatgtgcaggtgcatgaaatcacacccagaaatagcctgtagggtaggttgcgatgtgggtgtgtattataggtacaacctgaagctttgtgcttaacatttaacagttgccaccggattccttaggagaaagaattgcattcattatggtcctggcaacaatgtggtgatctgttagcagaggaaactgaaatattggatccaccagtgaatgcaccctcaggctgagtgtggggctctcctctctgcacctaagttacaaaagcaggattgcttacaggcctctctaagctataacgtctgatttcatctgaaaaataaaatagtcagcaatgtgtgtgtgtggggggggtacaGCCAAAGGAGttggacaagcctagagacataactcagtggacagagtaagaaacaagcatcttcactcctgtttcatggatcaccccacaaaacacaaacgcatctatcctactaaaaaaaaaaaacaagttattttattgaatgcatacactaatactgtttacagtattggtagcaaagctcagattttgggggcagatccatgacttgaactatcttcctgacaacatataaaacaataaataaataaataaataaataaataaataaataagaaaaaacagaaaaataaaaaaacacaaaaagcacaagcctttcatgtgaagttacagaagagtgatccagtggtcacttctgaccaggccattttagctatgacagtgcatagtgaaccttaatttgatgggtcctatataaagctttgtgcaatattgtcattttaaccaacctcatctagaacatacataacaacacaggatatgatcacaatgtccttgctgtgtatcaagttatttttctatgtccttgattgtcaggcatattacagcaacaatctgagatggctggtagacttggaagaaagtggatatgaaagatccccgtttgatatcagtacagccatatcttacgaatgagaatcttttaagctggccctcgcttagcccctacacattagacaatagaccagaaagtacagaaagcacattcccacccactctctaggaagctgccggaccataagaacagagggtacagaacatatttactgcagggcaattagaagacaggaaacatctctgggaagctgactgaccactatagaagtgagatatccttggtactgaatgcagctgtgctataggctgacatagctatagccttgtcctgggaactccagaagagaaacacctgccaagacagatatccttggtccttgtcctgggaaccccaggataagaaaacatatatcaagtcagacgtccttcatactgaaatagctgcattgatgtggttacggccttatcccaggaattccaggacgagaaacatctgcctagttatccttggcacgaaatagctgagctaaggaaactgtgtaatcttaactgacattttaagctgtatatttctgttgtttgaggctcctcacatccctcctgcgtgaggaccgtgtcgagccccagtgcattggtatcccaaagtaaacctcttgtttttacatcaagactgagtcctgtgtgttcatggggtggttactgtcctcaggactggagcgagagagagtctcctctgtctgagggtctttcagataaagctatagttgtgggttacacacctcagctctcattggctaatgctgtcctcatagtccttggaggcccctttgtaagactacctgttggaaagtggaagcagctttatttgagctcaaagtgaacctgacgagcaacttagagaacaagatggggtaattgagaacctgtctaaaaccagcactgaaacccaccctccattcaaagcatcatctaccaattcttgaatttttaccattctctgccaaccagtctttcattcaggaaaggtagaaaagaactggaaatgatctttgtattctaaggacctcgatctgtctttccttaggtccacgttaagaacaaatgaaatgggtatcaccatctgaataacttagtatcacctactcagcatttctagcctaatactgtgcctatggcaatctcaagcttccctgagtgttgctgccccagcaagaagaatgaagttctatggtcaatccccagtgaacctttcaaggggttagaagaaagccatcagagatactgcacttctttgtccttcgattaaatcaagatgatacaacgtgaatctattgggctattcaaccatacatcttcctcacaaccctacctatctgaggtcattgcttggcagaattcatgccccaccatccgagatatttcttgattcattgctgccaagggccaggtttcctgagttttgttttttatagaattgggtgtagtcaatcatagttgccctctgtaagaaatgacaaatatctataataactgaatattctgaaggtttttatactggttttattatacatataactgtgaaacggaaaacatacatatttcatcaatgaaatgagtaagattgatttaatgaacagaaaaatggatggtacttcaaaacttccatgattacatattatctatttaattccctcc from Rattus norvegicus strain BN/NHsdMcwi chromosome 19, GRCr8, whole genome shotgun sequence encodes the following:
- the LOC134483411 gene encoding disks large homolog 5-like gives rise to the protein MFARLLRRFGRVDVDREESRVKQTKPKAACRQTSSPENVLNKVQANEEEERLNRELELTTKERNELTDRLLYVTGGSMRKSPYFRPNPFYENLKIKEKEVMSLLHNLDTKNIEHREKFQELKKEINFYRSQELQETWNRTDPKKTAP